The DNA window CACCCGGGACTGAACTGGACAACGAACTCATAGCCAGAGCCCGGCGGGATGGCCTCAACACGGGGATAACCTACATGGATGCCCTTGCAGCCGAAGCAGCCTACAGGGTGGAGGAGATGGCTGTAAGTGGCGCCGATGAGGTTGAGGTGAGGAGCACGATAGCAAGGTCCCTCTCTGACCTGAACCTCATCCTGGATGATGTGGCCATGAGGTACATAACGAGCAGAAACCGTGAGATAGACCTTAGGGGCCCCCTCTTCTCAACTGTAAGGGGCAGGCTGGAGTGAGAGGATGATCATAACAGGAAGGGTCAGTTCAGGTTTCGGTGAGGGCGCATACTTCATGACAAGGGACGTCTACCTTGAACAGTTCAGGAAGAAACTGGGTTTCGAGCCATTCCCCGGCACCCTCAACATAGAAACCGGTGACCCTGAAATCGTCGGAGAACTTCGCCTTAGGGCTGATAAAATACATGGTGGGGGCGGTTTCGGGGATGTGCTCTATGTTAGGGCCGTGCTGAACGATGAGGTTGATGGCGCCATTCTGTTCCCTGTTAAAACCCATCACAGGGACGTGTGCCTTGAATTTGTTGCACCGGTGAACCTCAGAAAAACCCTTAAATTAAGAGATGGAGATACTGTTAGCCTAAAGATAATGGATGATGAGTCACCAGATTAATTGAGTGATACAACAGAGTCGTGATCATATGATTCAGGAAGCCCTTAAAGCACTCAGAAAGGGAGAAATGGTCCTTGTATTCGACGCGGACAACCGTGAACGGGAAACAGATATGATTGTTGCTGCCGAAAAAACAACCCCTGATCACATCAGGGTCATGAGGAACGATGCAGGTGGCCTCATATGTGTACCTGTATCCTGGGAGAACTCAGAAAGTCTCGGTATACCCTACATGACCGATATAATGAATGAGGCCTCAGGCCGCTACCCGGTACTCAGCAGACTCTCACCCCATGATATACCCTACGATGAAAAGTCGGCGTTCTCCATAACAGTGAACCACCGGAGGACATTTACAGGAATAACCGACAATGACAGGGCCCTGACCATAAGGGAGCTTGCAGAGCTCTGTAAAAACAAAAAACACCATGAGTTCGGGGATCTTTTCCGATCACCTGGCCATGTCACCCTCCTGAGGGCCGCTGATGGCCATGTGACCAGGAGGAGGGGCCACACCGAGATGAGCATAGCACTCATGGAGATGGCAGGACTTGAGGGAGTTGCGGTCTGCTGTGAGATGATGGATGACAGGACCGGTAATGCGCTTTCAACGGATGACGCCATGAAATATGCGGAGGAACACGACCTCATATTCATGAGCGGAGCAGACCTCATTGAATCATACATGGAATTCAGATCTTAGAGGTGTTTCTTATGGATAGGCTGAAGATAGGAATCAGTGGACTTGATGACACAATAGGCGGCTTCCCCATGGGCAGATCCGTCCTTATAACCGGGGAACCCGGATGTGGGAAGACAATCTTTGGATTGCGTTTTGCAATAAGTAGCTGCATGGAGGGATACAACACGGTCTATATCACAGCCGAGGAGGACGCCAATGACCTCCACATCCAGGCAAACTCCTTTGGCTGGAATACCCAGGAACTTGAGGAGAGGGGACTCCTCAACTTCATTGAACTGACCGGTATAAGGGCCGGGATAACAGAGGCCGAGCTCAGCATGGACATGGACCCAATGAAGGGCAACTTCACCAAGATAATACACGACATCCCCCCTGAGGCTGAGGTGGTTGTGATAGACAGTCTCGGGGGCTACACAGCCAAGTTAACAGCATATGAGTTCAGGAACCAGTTTGACCTCCTGGTATATGAGCTCAAGCAGAGGGGGATAACCTCTGTCATCATACTTGACAGCGCAACCTCCAAGGAATTCAATGAACTTGCCCTCTTCTCGGTCTATGGTGCCATAAAGCTCGGCAGGAGGGAGAACCCCTACACAGGTCGAAGGGAGCGTATAATGGACATAGTTAAGATGAGAAGCACCAAGACACCCCTACAGTTCCTCACCTATGAGATAGGCGGAGAGGAGGGTATAACAATAACAGAGGGGGAGGAGATCCCTGAGGAGGATCTTGAAATTTAACCCCACCACCACTATTTTTTTATCACCTAAAAAATAACCTAATTTTTCCTGAATCTTCTCATTATCTCCTCAAGGTCAGTGTATCCCCTGAATTCTGGTTCTGCTGCTTTAGATATGAGAAGATCCACGTCAAGGTTCTCCTCAACAGCCTCCATGGCCCTCATGCAGAAGTCCTCAAGTTTTATCTCAACCTCGGGGGTTCCGCCCCTCCTGCTCATCTTAACCCGGGGCAAAGGAAGGTACCTCCCCCCTGAGGCCCTCTCGAATATATCCATGTCATAGACCCTGTTGAGGATGGCATGGGGGACCTCAACCCCAAGCCTCTCAAGGACACTTATATGGGCGTCCAGGTCAACAGCCGCAGACTCCACCCCGCCCCTGCTGCAGCCGGCCACCATTATAACCGGTATTCCCGCTGCAAGTGCAATTTCGGCCCCGGAGTAGGGCACGGTTTCATTGAGGAGCCCTGTTAATATGCTCATAACACCTTCGATCAGTATTATATCATACCTTCCCCTCACCGATTTCAGGGCATCCTCAAGGTCCATCCAGCCAAGGTGCCCTATCCTTATGGAGGAGTGTTTCTCCATTGGCTCCTTTATGAGGTAGAGGGCCGGTACTATGTCCCTGACATCAGGGCCCACCTTCATGACCCCCACCCTGAGACCCCTCTTCCTGAGGGCCCCTGCAAGGCCGGTGACTATGAAGGTCTTCCCTGCATCCGAGCCCGTGGATGCTATCATGATTGCTGGCGGGGTATTCCTGGTCTCGCTTCCTCTTTCCTCAACGTTTATACCTGTTCCCACACCTATCTCTGACCTCAGGGTTTTTCTGAGTTCCCGGTTCTTCTCCATTATCCTCTCCCTTGCATCCTCACCGGCGCCCAGAAACTCCAGTATGTTCTCCACAAGGGCGGGGTTCTCATCCAGTGCCCCGTGGACCATGGTACCTGCGACGTTTCCATCATCACTGCAGACACCCGAGGTTACCTCAAGTCTCCTGTCCCTGTAATCGGCCCTCCTTATTATTGAGCGCATTATCTCAGGTGCATCCCCCCTTATCTCACCGTAGGTGTGGCAGTGAAAACCGGTTACCCTCTCACCGGTCAAACCTGCGGTGAGGAATGACTCCCCGGTGACAAGGGCCTCCACACGGTCGTTACTTATCATTGGGTGGAATGATACATTCAGGAGCCCCAGACCCTCCCTGTATATGGGGCACGGCGATTTTCTCCCTATATCCGTCCTCTCTGCCAGTGCCTGGAACCCTGAGCAGATGCCAAGGACAAATTTCCCCTCAGCAGCCATCCTCCCTATCTCTGATCCAAGGTCCGCTGATAGACTCCCTGACTCAACTATGCTCCCACCGGGTATTATGATGCCATCCAGGACCCTGTGGGCCCTCTCACCATTCACGAGGCCATTCTCCTTAACCAGGTCGGTGGGTAGAAATCCAAAATCCTCAAAGGCCGGCACAGAGCCCCTCAGATATGCAAGTCCAATCCTCATGTAAACTCACTCTAAAGGGAGGCTATACCCCTCATTGCAGAGAGTATCATTCCATCGTCCCCTGGCTTTGCCTGGAGCTGCAGGCCCACAGGAACCCCATTAACGTCACCTGCAGGCATGCTTGCAGCGGGTATACCTGCAAGGTTGGCTATTACTGTGAGGACATCGTATGCATACATCTCCATTGGTTCAAGTTCCTCTCCAAGCCTGTGGGGGAGTTTCGGGACTGTGGGGCCCAGTATGATGTCCACGTCCTTCAGGAGCCCCTCTATCTCCCTTCTTATGAGTGACCTTGCCTGGAGGGCCCTCCTGTAGTATTTACCAGATAGTTCCTTCTGGCTGATGTAGGAACCCATGTGTATCCTTCTGAGCACCTCAGGGCCGCATACGTCCTCTATCCTGTGTCCATACTTCCTGCCATCATACTTTCTTGTGGCTGAGAAGAACTCAACATAGTTTATGAGGTAATAGGTTGGGAGGCAGAGGTCGATGTAGCCAAAATCAACTTCCACTATCTCAGCCCCCTCATCCTCTATCAGGTCAAGTTTCCTCTGGATGGCAGCATCTATTGAGTCATCGGTGACCTCAAGGAACTGCTTCACGACCCCGAAGCGAATATCCTTCAGTTCCCGATCCACGCCGAGTTCCCGGTCCTCTGCAATGGTTGTTGGGTCGGTGGGGTCATGGCCTGAGATCACCTCAAGGGTCAGCTGAAGGCCGGATACGTCAGCTGCAAGGGGCCCTATCTGGTCGAAGCTCATGGCAAGATCAAGGAGTCCCTGCCTTGAAACCAGCCCATAGGTTGGCTTGAACCCCATAACCCCACAGTGAGAGGCAGGGTTCCTTATGGACCCCCCTGTATCTGATCCCAGTGCAATATCGCACATCCCGGCTGCAACGGCAGCTGCGCTTCCCCCACTGGAACCGCCGGGTATCCTTCCAGGTGCAGAGGGGTTGTCTGTGGGGCCGAAGAATGAGGTCTCCGTTGAACTCCCTGCTGCGAATTCATCCATATTGGTCATGCCGATTATTATCCCGTCCTCTTCCTTTATGCGCCTTATGACGGTTGCATCATAGCTGCCAGTGTAGTTTTCAAGGGTCCTGGATGCAGCGGATACCGTGAAGCCCTCCACGTTGATGTTGCTCTTAACCCCCACGACTAGTCCCGCCAGTTTACCTGTCCTTTCACCTGAGGCTATCCTTGAGTCTATCTCCTCAGCTTTCTGGAAGGCCTCATCCTCCCTGACCTCTATAAATGCGTTTACATCATCATTTTTTGCCCTTATTGTCCTGATGAACCTTTCAAGGTTCTCTGATGCGGTCATGCCATGATCCTTAATCATTTCAACCTTATCCCTGATTTCCATTTCCAAACACCTGTATACTATCATTAAGTAAACCGATTATCATGAAGAGCTGCATTTGAGGGTCCTCTGCCTTCCCAGGATGGTTATCCTGAGGTATCTTCAGATGCCAGGTCACCCTCCTATCTGGGTTTAATTTCATTTTCAATATTAATAAATGTGAAGATGTCCAAGATCTAGGATATGGAACCATGGATGGAAAGGGTGAAGTGATGGAGAAAACCATTATACTCAAAAAAAGTGATGTTGAGGGTCTTCTGACCATGGAAGACTGCCTGAAGGCTGTTGAGAACGCATTTGTCCAGGATGCCCTTGGCCGCGTCCAGATGCCCCCCAAGATGTACCTATTCTTCAGGGAACACAATGGGGACCTCAGGGTGATGCCCTCCTACCTTGAGGAACTTGAAATGGCGGGTGTTAAGTGCGTGAATGTCCACCCCTCCAATCCCCGTGAACATTCCCTCCCTACTGTCATGGCTGTCATAGAGCTTGTCGATCCAAGGACCGGGTTCCCCCTTGCACTCATGGATGGAACCCACATAACCGATATGAGGACCGGGGCGGCCGGTGGGGTATCCGTGAAGTACCTTGCAGATCGGGAGGCATCAACACTTGGGATGGTGGGTGCCGGGAGACAGGCCTGGACACAGCTCATGGCCATCAGCAGGGTCGCGGACCTTGAGGAGGCCTACGTGTACTGCAGGACACCCTCCCAGCGAGAGAAATTCGCAAAGAGGGCCTCTGAGATCTATGATTTCAGGGTCAATCCTGCACGGGATATCAGGGAGGCTGTGAAGGGTATGGATGTGGTTGTAACGGCCACGCCATCAAGGAAGCCGCTGGTGAAGGCTGACTGGATAACGCCAGGGACCCACATATGTGCCATGGGGGCAGATGCCCCTGGAAAGCAGGAGCTGGACCCCCTCATACTCAAAAGGGGGAGGGTATTCTATGATAACTGGGAACAGGCATCCCACAGTGGAGAGATAAACGTACCCCTCAGTGAGGGGCTGATCACAGAGGAGGACCTTCAGGGAACAATAGGGGATGTGATAACAGGTAAAATTGAGGGTAGAAGATCAGGTGAGGATATAACAGTATTCGATTCAACCGGACTCTCACTGCAGGACGTTACAACCGCCTGGATGGTCTATGAGAGGGCCTCTGAGTCAGGGCAGGGCCTGGAGGTTGACCTGCAGGGCTGAGAAAGATGCTATAAAACTCTGATCTCCAGGTTTTCGTCCTTCACTGCCCCGAGAAAAGATGCTATATAGGATGGTGAACACAGTTAGTTACCGGAGCTGTGATATCATGTACCCCACCAGGACATCAATGCATGAACTCCTCTTAAGGATGGACCATGTGTTTGAGAGGATAAGGATACTCGGGAGGACCAGGGCCCTCAGGAAGGATGAGATAGAGGAGATTGACCGTCACCTCACTGAGATCATGAAGATACTGAACAGGTACAATTAGGCTGGAAGAATGCTCAGTGTAATCCTATTTACCATAACATCCTTCATCATAGGCCTCTCAGGGGCAATGGCCCCTGGCCCCCTTCTCACCGTCACGGTCTCGGACTCCATTCAGGGGGGTTTCAGGGCAGGGCCCCTCCTTGTCACCGGCCACATCCTGGGTGAGGCCATCCTTGTTGTTCTGATATTCATGGGTATGGGCTACCTACTCTCATCAGAGTCCGCATCCTCATTCATTGGGATTGCAGGTGGCTCCGTCCTCATCTGGACCGGAATCAGGGGTCTTAGGTCTGGGGACGAAACATTGGGGGATATTGAAGCAGGTGGATCGGTCCTCAGGGGAGCAGTGATAAGTTTTTCCAACCCCTACTTCTTTATATGGTGGGGTGCCGTTGGGGCCGCCCTCATGTACAGTGGAGTTGAACTTGCAGGTGCTGCTGGACTTGCAGGTTTCCTGGTGGGTCACTGGTCATCCGACCTAGCCTGGTACAGCCTGGTATCTTTCCTATCATCCAGGGGATCATTTGATACATCTGGGAAGGTCTACAGGGCGATTATGGTGGTATGTAATGGGTTTCTGATTATGGTGGGAGCCTACTTTTTTGTTAATGCTTTAATTTGAATATATAAACGGTACGGCCTCAAATCATTAATACCATGAAATGCATAGTATTAATTGATGAAGGCGGCTGTTTTTGATAACTCAGGGACACTTATAAGAAGGTACAGGGCCCTTAAAAACCTGAAAACCGGTGAAATATGTGACAGGATGAATTCTCTTGATATTGTGGATTACAGGGACAGAAGGGCCCTCGTTGTGCTTCAGACTGACCCCGCAACATGTATAGTTAATGCAAAACCTGACCAGACCATCCATGAGTTCATAAAGAGGAATAATATAGATTTCGATGTCAGCTACGCCAACACAGCGGTTACCTCTGATGAGATCATGGATATCCTCAGTGGTGACCCTGCAACTGTCAGGGACATACAGGACACCATAGATGCCGTTTCCAGGAGGGACTACAACATACAGATATGCAGTGGATCCGGCTTCATAGTCAACGTTGACAGAAACATGGTTGACTTCACAATAACTGCAGGTGGAAAACTCTTCCCTGAGGTCCCTGAGGTTGTGGATGAACTCAAAGAGAGAAACATCCATATATACATTGCCTCGGGGGACCGCCGGGGGTCACTGAGGGAACTTGCAAGGATCATCAGGATACCTGAGGAAAACGTCTTTGACACCGCCGACACCGAGAGGAAGGCAGAGATAATCCAGGAGCTGAAGCGAAGGTACAGCAGGGTCATGATGGTGGGTAACGGCCTTAACGATATCCTTGCATTGAGGGAGGCTGACGTGGGGGTTCTGACACTCCAGCAGAGGGAACCTGTTCCTCAGAGGCTGATTGATGCTGCTGACCATGTTGTTGATAACATAAGGGAGGTTCTGGATATAGAATTCTAAGGTTTTAGGTTCTGGATATAGAATTCTAAAGTTCTAGGTTCTGGATATATTCTGAAATATGGGGGGCTGATATTGAGTGAACTGTGCATTGTGCAGGTGAATGACACCCACGGATACCTCAAATCCCACCCGGAACTCTTCTGGGAGGGCAGAGACATAAGGTATGAGACCCTGGGGGGCTACCACCACATAGCAGGCCTTGTGGATGAGATGCGTGAAGAGGGACCCACACTACTCCTTGACTGTGGTGACACCATACACGGCACATACCATGCCGTGAAGAGCGAGGGTGCCGCCCTTATCCCTATCCTCAATGAAATGAGCTTTGATGCAATGACAGCCCACTGGGAGTTCGCTTATGGACCCAGAAGATTCATGGAAATATCTGAAAAACTGAATCACCCGGTTCTTGCAATAAACTGCTACCATGAGGGGACAGAACGCCTTGCTTTTAGACCATATGAGATAGTGGAGAGGGGTGACCTCCAGGTGGGTGTTGTGGGGATAGCATCCAATATAGTGGATAAGGTGATGCCCCCACGGTTCAGTGAGGGCCTTGAGTTCACCCTTGGACGTGATGAGCTCCCATACTGGATAGAGAGGCTCCGTGACGGGGAGAGGGTCGACCTCGTGGTGGTCATATCACATCTGGGGTTCCCCCAGGAGTGCCAGCTGGCGGCGGATGTTGATGGCATAGACGTGCTTCTGAGCGCCCACACCCACAACAGGCTTGAGAGGCCCTTCATTGTCAATGACACCATCATAATACAGTCAGGGTGCCACGGCTCATTCATTGGACGCCTTGACCTTGAGGTTGATGGTGGTGTCCGGAAATTCAAACACGAACTTGTAAGGGTCAGGGGGCCGTCAAATGAGGATGTTGAGGAGATGGTCATGAGGGCGGCTGATGTGGACAGGGACTACCTTGAGGCCACCGTGGGTTCAACCAGGACTCACCTCAACAGGTACACCATACTGGAGTCAACCATGGACAACCTTCTCCTCAGGGCAATAATGGATGTGGGTGACTCTGAACTTGCATTCTCCAATGGATGGCGCTACGGTGCCCCGGTACCCCCTGGGGATATCCGGGTTGAGGACCTCTGGAACATGATCCCTGTTAATCCCCCGGTATCCCGTGTTGAACTTCTGGGGAGGGAGATCCTGGAGATGATGGAGGAGAACATTGAGCTCACATTCTCCAGGGACCCCTACAGGCAGATGGGTGGCTACCTCAAGAGGTGCCTGGGCCTTGAGATCTACTTCAAGATAGAGAACCCTCCAGGTAGCAGGATACAGAAGATATTCGTGAATGGAAAGCCCCTTGAGCCGGATAGAACCTACAGTGCAGTTTATGTAACCAGTCAGGGTGTGCCATCACGGTACGGTGAGAACCACGAGGAGATGGACATAAGGGCCGTTGACGCGCTCAGGGAGTACGTTGAGAAGAACAGCCCGGTTGATGCCCAACTCGATGGGAGGATAACGCCAGTATGATTGTCCTCATGCGAGGAATACCCTTTGAATATTGTACTGAAGCCATTAGGGATAGCACTGTATGACTTTCTTCAACTGTAATTGTGAACCGGGGTGATCATGATGGGTGATGAGAGGATTTGCCGTGTGGTCTTCCACCTTGATGAGGATGACGATGAGAGGGTTTTGCTGCTCCTTGCCAATGTGAGGAACCTGATGGCAGACATTCAGAATGTTGAAATTGAGGTTGTGGCATACTCAAAGGGTGTCAGTGCCCTCATGAGGGACTCAGAGTACTCAGATATGATCGGTGAGCTCATTGATGATGGTGTCAGATTCGCTGCCTGTTCCAACACCATGAAGGCGCTGGGTATAACCTCAGGAGACCTTGTTGATGGTGTTGATGCAGTATCATCGGGCGTGGGTGAGATTGTGAGAAAACAGACAGATGGATGGGCCTATATAAGGCCCTGATATCCTGGAGGAACCCAAATATCCCCGTGGCGTGCGTCACTGATTTCATGCCTATATAAGGCCCCGATATCTAGAGGAACCTCTTGAGGATCATGATTGCATAGGCAATGGAGCTGTACTCTGGTGTGAATGGTGTCATCAGGAGTGCCACAATTGCTGCAAATGGCATCAGGAGGTTCCTCTTAAGTGACCTAAGGTACTGGTCCCTTTCAACATCCATGAGCCCATTCTTATACGCATAGAACCAGCTTGCAGATAGGAGAAGACCTATCATCAGCATGTTAACATGGAATATGACATTGGATGTTACAAATCCACTATAGTCTCCTGTGAGTTCCGTTGAGAAGGGCACCATGGCCACGAACATCAGCCAGAATATATTTATCCACAGGAAACCCGTGTCAACCTCCTTCAGGCTTTCAAATTGCATGTGGTTAACCCGCCAGAAAATCCCGAGGAGGAGGAAGCTTAAGCAGTAGATGTAGATCCTGGGGGCGAGGAGTGTGAGGTATGAAGCCATTGAGGACTCTGTTATGATCCCCTCTGGCACCTCAATACCGAGAACAAGGAGTGTCATCGCAATGGCAAATATTCCATCCACAAGGCCCTCAATTCTGTTCTTCTTCATGTTTCATGCCTCAATAAAATGATTCCAGGAGTCTCCTGCTTTTTATGACTCCCTCATAGTTATTCAGTTCTATAACCCCGCGGTCTATCCCCCGGAGGAGTTCAAGGTCAACTGTACCCTCCCCCAGGGGGAGGTGCTGGTCCCTTTCACCGTTGTTGTCGCTCAGGTGGTGGTGGGCTATTCTTTCCATCCTGAGGAAATCCTCCATGAACCCTGTGGTGTTTGCATGGCCCACATCCACAGTCACGTATGATCCACATTCCTCTGAGAATTCTTCAAGCTCACGGGGGCTGTTGCAGAGGTATGAGAATCTGCCTGGCATGTTCTCAACTGAGAACTTTACCGATGAATCCTCTGCATGGGCCACGCAGTTTCTAAGTGTTTCGGCCGCGAATTTAAGGGCAGCGTTTCTTATCCGCTCCTCCCTCCTGTGCACAAGGCCGGGATGTGTTGTTACGGTCGTTGCCCCTATCCTTGCTGCGAGTTCCACCGTCTCCATCATCTGCTTTTCTGTCTCCTCCCTCACGCCCTGGTTCATGCTGCCAGGGTTCAGGTCTATGGTGGGGGCGTGGAGGAGTATCTCAAGGTCAAAGGATTCAAAGACCTCCAGTGCTGCCCCGTCTTCAAGGAGCCTCCGGGGCCAGTAGGGTCCCTCACAGAGTATCTCAATGAGCTGGAAGCCGTCCTCCTCTGCTTTCTCCAGGATGTTCTCCATTGGTTCCATGAAAAGTGCCAGGGTTGAAAATCCAAGCCTCATATAGATCCCGGTTGATTTTCTATTCAGCCGGCCTTATGAGTGTTTCCATTCCCTCTGAAAATGAAAGATACTTATAGGTGCCTGGATCTGCAGGTCCCTGCGGTGTTAAGACGTCTAAAGTGCCCCTGACCATTGGCTGGATGTGAAGGGCGTTCCTCGCTTGATAATGTGTGGTGATCAGAACCGTTTCAGTGTTACCAGACCTTACCTTCATCGTACCACCAAAAAGTATATATAAAACAGGATATATCAGAAAATTGATATATCACTTTCTGGAGATGTCCTGATGTGTGCAGAAAATGGCCCCCATGGAGAGGGGGGACAGTTCGATGAGAAGATAATAAAGAGTTTCATGAGGGGATTCGGAAAAACAATGATCCTCTGGATGATAAGCAGGGAAAAAATCCATGGATACGAGATAATGCGAAGACTTGAGAAGTTCTACTCAATCAAGGGGATGCACTGCCAGGAGATCAAACCACCCGGTCCAAGCGTCATCTACCCAATACTCCACGACCTGGAGAAGAAGGGACTCATAAGGGGTTCATGGGAGATGCACGGGGAGAAGAGGGTCAAGTACTACGAGATAACCCCACTGGGCAATGAAACCATAGAGAGGATCCGTGATATAATGAAAAACCACATCTCAAGGATATGGGAGGACTTCTGGAACGACATGTTCCCATGTGAGAGGGAGGAGGAAGAATGAAATACGCCATAGAGACCTACGACCTCACAAAGGTCTACGGGGACTTCAAAGCCGTTGACAGCCTTAACATGAAGATAGAGAAGAACTCCATCTTCGGATTCCTGGGGCCCAACGGGGCAGGTAAGACCACAACCATAAAGATGCTCACCTGCCTCATACCACCAAGTTCAGGTACAGCCCGTGTCGCCGGATACGATATACTGGAGAACCCCGACGAGGTGAGACAGCAGATAGGCATGGTCCCCCAGAAGGTCAGCCTCTACGAGGACCTCACAGCAAGGGAGAACGTGGAGATGTGCGCAGACTTCTACGGGATGCCAGAGGACCTCAAGGAAACAAGGATCGATGAACTCATGGAGCTGGTCGACATAAAGTACGCGGCAGATAAACCCGTTGGACAGATGTCAGGGGGACAGCAGCAGAAGGT is part of the Methanothermobacter sp. K4 genome and encodes:
- a CDS encoding AAA family ATPase yields the protein MRIGLAYLRGSVPAFEDFGFLPTDLVKENGLVNGERAHRVLDGIIIPGGSIVESGSLSADLGSEIGRMAAEGKFVLGICSGFQALAERTDIGRKSPCPIYREGLGLLNVSFHPMISNDRVEALVTGESFLTAGLTGERVTGFHCHTYGEIRGDAPEIMRSIIRRADYRDRRLEVTSGVCSDDGNVAGTMVHGALDENPALVENILEFLGAGEDARERIMEKNRELRKTLRSEIGVGTGINVEERGSETRNTPPAIMIASTGSDAGKTFIVTGLAGALRKRGLRVGVMKVGPDVRDIVPALYLIKEPMEKHSSIRIGHLGWMDLEDALKSVRGRYDIILIEGVMSILTGLLNETVPYSGAEIALAAGIPVIMVAGCSRGGVESAAVDLDAHISVLERLGVEVPHAILNRVYDMDIFERASGGRYLPLPRVKMSRRGGTPEVEIKLEDFCMRAMEAVEENLDVDLLISKAAEPEFRGYTDLEEIMRRFRKN
- a CDS encoding DsrE family protein, coding for MGDERICRVVFHLDEDDDERVLLLLANVRNLMADIQNVEIEVVAYSKGVSALMRDSEYSDMIGELIDDGVRFAACSNTMKALGITSGDLVDGVDAVSSGVGEIVRKQTDGWAYIRP
- a CDS encoding ATPase domain-containing protein — its product is MDRLKIGISGLDDTIGGFPMGRSVLITGEPGCGKTIFGLRFAISSCMEGYNTVYITAEEDANDLHIQANSFGWNTQELEERGLLNFIELTGIRAGITEAELSMDMDPMKGNFTKIIHDIPPEAEVVVIDSLGGYTAKLTAYEFRNQFDLLVYELKQRGITSVIILDSATSKEFNELALFSVYGAIKLGRRENPYTGRRERIMDIVKMRSTKTPLQFLTYEIGGEEGITITEGEEIPEEDLEI
- the ala gene encoding alanine dehydrogenase — protein: MEKTIILKKSDVEGLLTMEDCLKAVENAFVQDALGRVQMPPKMYLFFREHNGDLRVMPSYLEELEMAGVKCVNVHPSNPREHSLPTVMAVIELVDPRTGFPLALMDGTHITDMRTGAAGGVSVKYLADREASTLGMVGAGRQAWTQLMAISRVADLEEAYVYCRTPSQREKFAKRASEIYDFRVNPARDIREAVKGMDVVVTATPSRKPLVKADWITPGTHICAMGADAPGKQELDPLILKRGRVFYDNWEQASHSGEINVPLSEGLITEEDLQGTIGDVITGKIEGRRSGEDITVFDSTGLSLQDVTTAWMVYERASESGQGLEVDLQG
- a CDS encoding HAD family hydrolase, which encodes MKAAVFDNSGTLIRRYRALKNLKTGEICDRMNSLDIVDYRDRRALVVLQTDPATCIVNAKPDQTIHEFIKRNNIDFDVSYANTAVTSDEIMDILSGDPATVRDIQDTIDAVSRRDYNIQICSGSGFIVNVDRNMVDFTITAGGKLFPEVPEVVDELKERNIHIYIASGDRRGSLRELARIIRIPEENVFDTADTERKAEIIQELKRRYSRVMMVGNGLNDILALREADVGVLTLQQREPVPQRLIDAADHVVDNIREVLDIEF
- the ribB gene encoding 3,4-dihydroxy-2-butanone-4-phosphate synthase, which translates into the protein MIQEALKALRKGEMVLVFDADNRERETDMIVAAEKTTPDHIRVMRNDAGGLICVPVSWENSESLGIPYMTDIMNEASGRYPVLSRLSPHDIPYDEKSAFSITVNHRRTFTGITDNDRALTIRELAELCKNKKHHEFGDLFRSPGHVTLLRAADGHVTRRRGHTEMSIALMEMAGLEGVAVCCEMMDDRTGNALSTDDAMKYAEEHDLIFMSGADLIESYMEFRS
- the gatA gene encoding Asp-tRNA(Asn)/Glu-tRNA(Gln) amidotransferase subunit GatA is translated as MEIRDKVEMIKDHGMTASENLERFIRTIRAKNDDVNAFIEVREDEAFQKAEEIDSRIASGERTGKLAGLVVGVKSNINVEGFTVSAASRTLENYTGSYDATVIRRIKEEDGIIIGMTNMDEFAAGSSTETSFFGPTDNPSAPGRIPGGSSGGSAAAVAAGMCDIALGSDTGGSIRNPASHCGVMGFKPTYGLVSRQGLLDLAMSFDQIGPLAADVSGLQLTLEVISGHDPTDPTTIAEDRELGVDRELKDIRFGVVKQFLEVTDDSIDAAIQRKLDLIEDEGAEIVEVDFGYIDLCLPTYYLINYVEFFSATRKYDGRKYGHRIEDVCGPEVLRRIHMGSYISQKELSGKYYRRALQARSLIRREIEGLLKDVDIILGPTVPKLPHRLGEELEPMEMYAYDVLTVIANLAGIPAASMPAGDVNGVPVGLQLQAKPGDDGMILSAMRGIASL
- a CDS encoding CTP-dependent riboflavin kinase codes for the protein MIITGRVSSGFGEGAYFMTRDVYLEQFRKKLGFEPFPGTLNIETGDPEIVGELRLRADKIHGGGGFGDVLYVRAVLNDEVDGAILFPVKTHHRDVCLEFVAPVNLRKTLKLRDGDTVSLKIMDDESPD
- a CDS encoding bifunctional UDP-sugar hydrolase/5'-nucleotidase; its protein translation is MSELCIVQVNDTHGYLKSHPELFWEGRDIRYETLGGYHHIAGLVDEMREEGPTLLLDCGDTIHGTYHAVKSEGAALIPILNEMSFDAMTAHWEFAYGPRRFMEISEKLNHPVLAINCYHEGTERLAFRPYEIVERGDLQVGVVGIASNIVDKVMPPRFSEGLEFTLGRDELPYWIERLRDGERVDLVVVISHLGFPQECQLAADVDGIDVLLSAHTHNRLERPFIVNDTIIIQSGCHGSFIGRLDLEVDGGVRKFKHELVRVRGPSNEDVEEMVMRAADVDRDYLEATVGSTRTHLNRYTILESTMDNLLLRAIMDVGDSELAFSNGWRYGAPVPPGDIRVEDLWNMIPVNPPVSRVELLGREILEMMEENIELTFSRDPYRQMGGYLKRCLGLEIYFKIENPPGSRIQKIFVNGKPLEPDRTYSAVYVTSQGVPSRYGENHEEMDIRAVDALREYVEKNSPVDAQLDGRITPV
- a CDS encoding LysE family transporter; this encodes MLSVILFTITSFIIGLSGAMAPGPLLTVTVSDSIQGGFRAGPLLVTGHILGEAILVVLIFMGMGYLLSSESASSFIGIAGGSVLIWTGIRGLRSGDETLGDIEAGGSVLRGAVISFSNPYFFIWWGAVGAALMYSGVELAGAAGLAGFLVGHWSSDLAWYSLVSFLSSRGSFDTSGKVYRAIMVVCNGFLIMVGAYFFVNALI